The proteins below come from a single Eptesicus fuscus isolate TK198812 chromosome 5, DD_ASM_mEF_20220401, whole genome shotgun sequence genomic window:
- the PPM1A gene encoding protein phosphatase 1A, giving the protein MGAFLDKPKMEKHNAQGQGNGLRYGLSSMQGWRVEMEDAHTAVIGLPSGLETWSFFAVYDGHAGSQVAKYCCEHLLDHITNNQDFKGSAGAPSVENVKNGIRTGFLEIDEHMRVMSEKKHGADRSGSTAVGVLISPHHTYFINCGDSRGLLCRNRKVHFFTQDHKPSNPLEKERIQNAGGSVMIQRVNGSLAVSRALGDFDYKCVHGKGPTEQLVSPEPEVHDIERSEEDDQFIILACDGIWDVMGNEELCDFVRSRLEVTDDLEKVCNEVVDTCLYKGSRDNMSVILICFPNAPKVLPEAVKKEAELDKYLESRVEEIIKKQGEGVPDLVHVMRTLASENIPSLPPGGELASKRNIIEAVYNRLNPYKNDDTDSTSTDDMW; this is encoded by the exons ATGGGAGCATTTTTAGACAAGCCAAAGATGGAAAAACATAATGCCCAGGGGCAGGGTAATGGGTTGCGATATGGGCTAAGCAGCATGCAAGGCTGGCGAGTTGAAATGGAGGATGCACATACAGCTGTGATTGGTTTGCCAAGTGGACTTGAAACATGGTCATTCTTTGCTGTGTATGATGGGCATGCTGGTTCTCAGGTTGCCAAATACTGCTGTGAGCATTTGTTAGATCACATCACCAATAACCAGGATTTTAAAGGGTCTGCAGGAGCACCTTCTGTTGAAAATGTAAAGAATGGAATCAGAACAGGTTTTCTGGAGATTGATGAACACATGAGAGTTATGTCAGAGAAGAAACATGGTGCAGATAGAAGTGGGTCAACAGCTGtgggtgtcttaatttctcctcACCATACTTATTTCATTAACTGTGGAGACTCGAGAGGTTTACTTTGTAGGAACAGAAAAGTTCATTTCTTCACACAAGATCACAAACCAAGTAATCCGCTGGAAAAAGAACGGATTCAGAATGCAGGTGGTTCTGTAATGATTCAGCGTGTGAATGGCTCTCTGGCTGTATCGAGGGCACTTGGGGACTTTGATTACAAATGTGTCCATGGAAAAGGTCCTACAGAGCAGCTTGTCTCACCAGAGCCTGAAGTCCATGATATTGAAAGATCTGAAGAAGATGATCAGTTCATTATCCTTgcatgtgatggtatttgggaTGTTATGGGAAATGAAGAGCTCTGTGATTTTGTAAGATCCAGACTTGAAGTCACTGATGACCTTGAGAAAGTTTGCAATGAAGTAGTCGACACCTGTTTGTATAAG GGAAGTCGAGACAACATGAGTGTGATATTGATCTGTTTCCCAAATGCACCCAAAGTATTGCCAGAAGCAGTGAAGAAGGAGGCAGAGTTGGACAAGTACCTGGAAAGCAGAGTAGAAG AAATCATAAAGAAGCAGGGGGAAGGCGTCCCTGACTTAGTCCATGTGATGCGCACATTAGCAAGTGAGAACAtccccagcctcccaccaggAGGTGAATTGGCAAGCAA gcgGAATATAATTGAAGCCGTTTACAATAGACTGAATCCTTACAAAAATGATGACACT